Proteins encoded in a region of the Roseateles sp. SL47 genome:
- a CDS encoding MarR family winged helix-turn-helix transcriptional regulator, whose translation MLIPKLDLPTAELPAPKGCSSLKLRQLSRRVSQLFDAEVGSAGLKTTQYSLLSHVVRLGPVRPGQLAAAMEMDASTLTRNLQPLIAQGWVQVGAGDDGRSRLVEVTPAGRAKQALARKAWQRAQQGFNERMGAERVARLHAAIDECLGLLHEAVDTIE comes from the coding sequence ATGCTCATACCGAAGTTGGACCTTCCCACCGCTGAGCTCCCTGCGCCCAAAGGCTGCAGCAGCCTCAAGCTGCGCCAGTTGTCGCGCCGGGTCAGCCAACTCTTCGATGCCGAGGTCGGCAGTGCCGGCCTCAAGACGACGCAATACTCACTACTCTCGCACGTCGTGCGACTCGGCCCCGTGCGACCGGGCCAGCTGGCCGCAGCGATGGAGATGGATGCGTCGACGCTCACGCGCAACCTCCAGCCCTTGATCGCTCAAGGGTGGGTGCAAGTCGGTGCCGGGGACGACGGCCGCAGCCGCCTGGTTGAGGTGACGCCTGCGGGCCGTGCCAAGCAGGCCCTGGCGCGCAAAGCGTGGCAGCGGGCGCAGCAGGGATTCAACGAGCGCATGGGTGCTGAACGTGTCGCGCGGCTTCACGCGGCAATCGACGAGTGCCTGGGGCTGCTGCACGAGGCCGTCGACACGATCGAATGA
- a CDS encoding NADP-dependent oxidoreductase, translating to MKALTFKRYGKSPDIGFSNIDRPTLQPDELLVQVYAAGLNPIDNIVPAGTFKPVMSFKLPAVLGSDLAGVVVEVGSRVTRFKPGDEVFASIFDMGRGSLAEFAAVPESLAALKPANLDFVQAASIPMVSLTSWQALKERMNLRRGQKVFIPAGSGGIGTFAIQLAHQMGAKVGTTVSTGSIELVRGLGADEIVDYKKQAFEKVLHDYDGVLGSVQGDTIEKSLGILKPGSRIVSLTGPLDAAFAEARKLNFFLKFVFGLMSRKMMKLAKKKGVNYSFLFVRPDGQQLGEIGELLKAERIRPVIDKVFPFDQAKEALDYLALGRAKGKVVVRIK from the coding sequence ATGAAAGCACTCACCTTCAAGCGCTACGGCAAGTCGCCCGACATCGGCTTCTCCAACATCGACCGCCCCACGCTCCAGCCCGACGAACTGCTGGTGCAGGTCTACGCGGCAGGCCTGAACCCCATCGACAACATCGTCCCGGCGGGAACCTTCAAGCCCGTCATGAGCTTCAAGCTGCCTGCGGTGCTGGGCAGCGACCTGGCCGGTGTGGTGGTCGAGGTGGGCAGCAGGGTGACACGCTTCAAGCCGGGTGACGAGGTCTTCGCGAGCATCTTCGACATGGGCAGGGGCTCGTTGGCAGAGTTCGCGGCCGTGCCAGAGAGCCTCGCTGCGCTGAAGCCGGCCAACCTGGACTTCGTGCAGGCCGCTTCGATTCCCATGGTCAGCCTCACCTCGTGGCAGGCGCTGAAGGAACGGATGAACCTGCGCCGCGGCCAGAAGGTGTTCATTCCGGCAGGCTCGGGTGGCATTGGCACGTTTGCCATCCAACTGGCGCACCAGATGGGTGCCAAGGTCGGCACGACGGTCAGCACGGGAAGCATCGAGCTCGTGCGCGGCCTGGGTGCAGACGAGATCGTCGACTACAAGAAGCAGGCGTTCGAGAAGGTCCTGCATGACTACGACGGCGTGTTGGGGTCGGTCCAGGGCGACACCATCGAGAAATCGCTGGGCATCCTGAAGCCGGGCAGTCGGATCGTCTCGCTCACGGGACCGCTGGACGCCGCCTTCGCAGAGGCAAGGAAGCTCAACTTCTTCCTGAAGTTCGTGTTCGGCCTGATGAGCCGGAAGATGATGAAGCTGGCGAAAAAGAAGGGGGTCAACTACTCCTTCCTGTTCGTCCGCCCCGATGGTCAGCAGCTGGGCGAGATTGGCGAACTGCTCAAGGCGGAACGCATCCGGCCCGTGATCGACAAGGTGTTCCCTTTCGACCAGGCCAAGGAGGCGCTGGACTATCTGGCCCTCGGACGCGCCAAGGGCAAGGTCGTGGTCCGGATCAAGTGA
- a CDS encoding integrase core domain-containing protein — MLHGDNAFVESLFRTAKYRPEFPEKGFAGLGGVRELARKFVHGYNRDHRHSGIRYVSPAQRHDGVDVAILAARYDVYGKARQRSPGRRSGDARDWSHVTVVTLNPERESLVTAASRSMNTRTLAA, encoded by the coding sequence GTGCTGCACGGCGACAACGCCTTCGTGGAATCGTTGTTCCGCACGGCCAAGTATCGGCCGGAGTTCCCGGAAAAGGGCTTTGCAGGGCTCGGCGGCGTACGCGAATTGGCGCGCAAGTTCGTGCATGGGTACAACCGCGATCACCGCCATAGTGGCATTCGCTACGTGAGTCCGGCGCAGCGGCACGACGGCGTCGATGTTGCAATCCTGGCAGCCCGGTACGATGTGTATGGCAAGGCCCGGCAGCGCAGCCCGGGGCGCAGGTCAGGCGATGCGCGGGACTGGTCGCACGTCACCGTCGTCACGCTCAACCCGGAGCGCGAGTCGCTCGTCACTGCGGCCTCGCGTTCCATGAATACTCGGACGTTGGCCGCATGA
- a CDS encoding alpha/beta fold hydrolase: MTSPALADVANPTGPTVASGGQVTGPTWKSVATQSLAVGPVSYAYRELGQHNGGTPVILLAHLAAVLDNWDPRIVDGLAAKHHVIAFDNRGVGASTGRPANTIEQMADDAAAFIKAKGFKQVDLFGFSMGGMIAQEMALKEPALVRRMILAGTGPAGGEGISTVAGVANYDLIRATFAGQDPKQYLFFTRTPGGIAAGQAFLKRLQERGENRDAEIAVWAYVSQLQALKAWGEKRPADLSAIKQPVLVANGDDDRMVPTPNSYDLAKRLPNAQLVIYADAGHGGIFQYHEDFVRRALSFLSR; this comes from the coding sequence GTGACGTCGCCCGCGCTTGCCGACGTCGCGAACCCGACCGGTCCAACGGTCGCTTCCGGCGGTCAGGTGACGGGCCCGACATGGAAGAGCGTTGCGACGCAAAGCCTGGCTGTCGGCCCCGTGAGCTATGCCTACCGCGAGCTCGGGCAGCACAACGGCGGCACGCCCGTGATCCTGCTGGCCCACCTGGCCGCCGTGCTCGACAACTGGGACCCACGCATCGTCGACGGCCTGGCTGCGAAGCACCATGTGATCGCATTCGACAACCGCGGCGTCGGCGCGTCCACGGGCAGGCCGGCCAACACCATCGAGCAGATGGCCGATGATGCCGCCGCCTTCATCAAGGCAAAGGGCTTCAAGCAGGTCGACCTGTTCGGCTTCTCGATGGGCGGGATGATTGCCCAGGAGATGGCGCTGAAGGAGCCCGCACTGGTTCGCCGCATGATCCTCGCTGGCACCGGCCCCGCTGGCGGCGAGGGCATTAGCACGGTCGCCGGGGTCGCGAACTACGACTTGATCCGCGCGACGTTCGCCGGTCAAGACCCCAAACAGTACCTGTTCTTCACGAGGACGCCGGGTGGCATCGCCGCCGGCCAGGCCTTCCTGAAGCGACTGCAAGAGCGGGGCGAGAACCGTGATGCCGAGATCGCCGTGTGGGCTTACGTGTCCCAGCTGCAGGCACTGAAGGCCTGGGGCGAAAAGCGCCCTGCGGACCTCTCCGCCATCAAGCAGCCGGTTCTCGTGGCCAATGGTGACGACGACCGGATGGTGCCCACGCCCAACTCCTACGACCTCGCCAAGCGCTTGCCGAACGCGCAGTTGGTGATCTATGCGGATGCCGGCCACGGCGGCATCTTTCAGTACCACGAGGACTTCGTGCGCAGGGCGCTGTCCTTCCTGTCCCGCTGA
- a CDS encoding NADH:flavin oxidoreductase/NADH oxidase family protein, with product MDANLLNQSVRLPNGSVLRNRLAKAAMSEALATYGNRPTEALVALYRRWGSTGLGLIITGNVMVDRRALGEPGNVVIEDESDLPVLKRWAQAATARGSALWAQLNHPGKQSPKGLNAVNLAPSAVPFREDMAAFFETPREATTAEIQDIIERFGRAAAICKQAGFSGVQIHAAHGYLINQFLSPHHNRRSDEWGGTPERRRRFVLAVYAAIRRQVGVDFPVGVKLNSADFQRGGFTEEESLDTIRVLADAGIDLIEVSGGTYEAPAMSGIMQETKKASTAAREAYFLGFAERARGATQVPLMVTGGFRTAAGMNAALRSGALDVVGLARLLAIDPDAPASLLQGRDSAQQVRPISSGLNAIDRMGLMEIVWYTRQLRRIGNGRAPRPHESGLAAFLKSVVANGWGTFRTKRLRARP from the coding sequence ATGGACGCGAACCTGCTGAACCAGTCCGTGCGCTTGCCCAATGGCAGCGTGCTTCGCAACCGGCTGGCCAAGGCCGCCATGAGCGAAGCACTGGCGACCTACGGCAACCGCCCGACCGAAGCGCTCGTGGCGCTGTACCGCCGTTGGGGCTCGACCGGCCTGGGTCTGATCATCACGGGTAACGTGATGGTCGACCGGCGAGCGCTGGGAGAGCCTGGCAATGTCGTCATCGAAGACGAGTCTGACCTGCCCGTCCTTAAGCGTTGGGCACAGGCGGCAACTGCGCGAGGTTCTGCGCTGTGGGCGCAGCTGAACCATCCGGGCAAGCAGTCACCCAAAGGCTTGAATGCGGTCAACCTTGCCCCGTCCGCCGTGCCGTTCCGCGAGGACATGGCGGCATTCTTTGAGACGCCTCGCGAAGCCACGACGGCCGAGATTCAGGACATCATCGAGCGCTTTGGCCGCGCTGCCGCCATTTGCAAGCAGGCGGGCTTCAGTGGTGTACAAATCCACGCGGCCCACGGGTACCTGATCAACCAGTTTCTGTCGCCACACCACAACCGCCGCAGCGACGAGTGGGGCGGAACGCCTGAGAGGCGCCGTCGCTTCGTGCTGGCGGTCTACGCGGCTATACGCCGTCAGGTTGGCGTGGACTTCCCGGTTGGCGTCAAACTGAATTCGGCCGATTTCCAGCGAGGCGGCTTCACCGAAGAGGAGTCGCTCGACACCATCCGCGTCCTGGCCGACGCTGGTATCGACTTGATCGAGGTCTCCGGTGGCACCTACGAGGCCCCGGCGATGAGCGGGATCATGCAGGAGACCAAGAAGGCGTCCACGGCGGCGCGTGAAGCCTACTTCCTGGGCTTCGCGGAGAGGGCGCGCGGCGCGACCCAGGTGCCCCTCATGGTCACCGGTGGCTTTCGCACGGCCGCTGGCATGAATGCGGCGCTGCGCAGCGGCGCACTGGATGTCGTCGGCCTGGCACGCTTGCTGGCCATTGACCCCGATGCGCCCGCGTCCCTGCTGCAGGGGCGCGACAGCGCGCAGCAAGTGCGTCCTATCAGCTCCGGGCTCAATGCCATCGACCGCATGGGGCTCATGGAAATCGTCTGGTACACGCGGCAACTCCGGCGCATCGGCAACGGCCGGGCGCCGCGGCCCCACGAGAGTGGCTTGGCTGCGTTCCTGAAGTCTGTCGTCGCCAATGGCTGGGGCACCTTCCGCACCAAGCGCTTGCGCGCGCGACCCTGA
- a CDS encoding helicase → MLKFKFLLWAFAQILNRKIRSNADVARYVAYKHLVFQIRTASGAGRTYVLDGGRIRSSAGLIANPAFTFSFSSPAKGFDVLSAKDGQTAFLNALGSKDLTISGDFQEVMWFQGLSALLQPPKVISPYNRTAF, encoded by the coding sequence ATGCTGAAGTTCAAGTTCCTGCTCTGGGCCTTCGCCCAGATTCTCAATCGCAAGATTCGCAGCAACGCCGACGTGGCGCGCTACGTCGCCTACAAGCACCTGGTCTTTCAAATCCGGACTGCATCAGGCGCGGGCCGGACCTACGTGCTGGACGGCGGTCGCATTCGCTCGTCTGCCGGGCTGATAGCGAACCCAGCCTTCACCTTCAGCTTCAGCAGCCCCGCCAAAGGCTTTGATGTGCTGTCGGCCAAAGACGGGCAAACCGCCTTCCTGAACGCCCTGGGCAGCAAGGACCTGACCATCAGCGGCGACTTCCAGGAGGTAATGTGGTTCCAGGGCTTGAGCGCGCTGCTGCAGCCCCCTAAGGTCATCTCGCCCTACAACCGCACGGCATTCTGA
- a CDS encoding aldo/keto reductase yields the protein MNYVNFGKTGLQVSQYALGTGNFGTGWGHGADADVATAIFNAYAEAGGNFIDSADAYQFGQSEALLGTLLEGRREDFVLATKFTLGATPNANRLIKGNSRKAMVASAEASLRRLKTDRIDLYWVHHPDGVTPTEEILRGFEDLARAGKILYAGLSNFPAWRLSRAATWAELTHSVPLVAAQFEHSLVRREPEADLLPASQALGLGVVTWSPLGGGMLTGKYRQGEKGRAEGFGGRVFQAENSPQRTQVLDAVIEIAGQLGVTPGQVAIAWASTHGAVPIIGPRSISQLNDYLAAATITLSAEQLGRLDAVSALPSTPSSRPHGHPVA from the coding sequence ATGAACTATGTGAATTTCGGCAAGACCGGCCTGCAGGTCTCTCAGTACGCCCTCGGCACCGGCAACTTCGGCACGGGTTGGGGGCACGGCGCCGATGCCGATGTCGCCACAGCCATCTTCAATGCCTACGCCGAGGCGGGAGGCAATTTCATCGACAGCGCCGACGCCTACCAGTTCGGCCAGTCCGAGGCCTTGCTCGGCACACTGCTGGAGGGGCGCCGTGAAGACTTCGTGCTAGCGACCAAGTTCACCCTCGGCGCGACACCTAACGCCAACCGACTGATAAAGGGCAACAGCCGCAAGGCCATGGTGGCCTCGGCGGAGGCCAGTCTTCGGCGCCTGAAGACGGACCGCATTGACCTGTACTGGGTGCACCACCCAGACGGTGTTACGCCTACCGAGGAGATTCTTCGCGGCTTCGAGGACCTAGCGCGTGCGGGGAAAATCCTCTACGCCGGGCTCTCGAACTTCCCCGCATGGCGACTGTCGAGGGCTGCTACCTGGGCCGAGTTGACCCATTCCGTGCCTTTGGTGGCCGCACAGTTCGAGCACAGCCTGGTGCGCCGCGAACCTGAAGCGGACCTCTTGCCCGCCAGCCAGGCGCTGGGACTAGGCGTCGTCACCTGGTCGCCGCTGGGTGGCGGCATGCTTACCGGCAAGTACCGGCAGGGCGAGAAAGGGCGGGCCGAAGGCTTCGGCGGGCGCGTGTTCCAGGCGGAGAACTCGCCGCAGCGGACGCAAGTGCTGGACGCGGTCATCGAGATCGCGGGGCAACTCGGCGTCACGCCGGGTCAGGTGGCGATTGCCTGGGCCAGCACGCATGGCGCCGTGCCCATCATTGGTCCGCGTTCCATCAGCCAGTTGAACGACTATCTCGCGGCGGCAACCATCACGCTGTCGGCCGAGCAACTGGGGCGCCTGGACGCCGTGAGTGCGTTGCCGAGTACGCCCTCTTCGCGGCCCCATGGTCATCCAGTGGCCTGA
- a CDS encoding TetR/AcrR family transcriptional regulator, producing MKVTKAQAQANRAHVVETASQLFRERGYDGVGVADLMAAAGFTHGGFYKQFGSKTDLIAEATACGIGQTMALASSADPAEFVSQYVSRAHRDHRGQGCTMAALGGDAARQPDSVRTAFVEGIEGLATGLSQHSSFAGLNPEQARAKVLEMMTHAVGAIVMSRACPDDSPLADEILAVCRNAILGTVPAAAPSDASRRRCKAS from the coding sequence ATGAAAGTCACCAAGGCACAGGCCCAGGCGAACCGAGCCCACGTTGTCGAGACAGCCTCACAGCTTTTTCGTGAGCGCGGTTACGACGGCGTCGGCGTGGCCGACCTGATGGCAGCTGCTGGGTTCACGCACGGCGGCTTCTACAAGCAGTTCGGCTCCAAGACGGACCTGATCGCGGAAGCAACCGCTTGCGGAATCGGCCAAACCATGGCCTTGGCCAGCAGCGCCGACCCTGCCGAGTTCGTCAGCCAGTACGTCTCAAGAGCGCATCGGGATCACCGTGGCCAGGGCTGCACGATGGCCGCCCTGGGGGGCGATGCCGCGCGGCAACCAGATTCGGTCAGGACCGCCTTCGTCGAAGGCATTGAAGGTCTGGCGACCGGGTTAAGCCAGCACAGTAGCTTCGCCGGCCTCAATCCGGAGCAAGCGCGCGCCAAGGTTCTCGAGATGATGACGCATGCCGTCGGCGCCATCGTCATGTCTCGAGCCTGCCCGGACGATTCGCCCTTGGCTGACGAAATACTGGCCGTCTGCCGGAACGCCATCCTGGGGACTGTCCCTGCGGCTGCGCCGTCGGACGCCTCTCGGCGCCGGTGCAAGGCCAGCTGA
- a CDS encoding SDR family NAD(P)-dependent oxidoreductase, with amino-acid sequence MSIGHSVLITGASTGIGAAYAERFARRGHNLVIVARDKVRLESLAERLRTESGVEVEVLQADLTNPSDLAVVEDRLRDDNRIGVLVNNAGAAQSGGILQQSANSIERLIALNTTSLTRLAAAVAPRFAEAGGGAIVNIGSVVGLAPEFGMSIYGATKAFVQFLSQGLSVELAPKGVYVQAVLPAGTLTEIWERAGIDTSAMSDLMEVGELVDAALIGFDRRETVTLPSVHDIERWRALEMARLQLLSGVQQAHVAERYQTAP; translated from the coding sequence ATGTCCATCGGTCACTCAGTCCTCATCACCGGCGCATCCACCGGCATTGGTGCCGCTTACGCAGAACGCTTTGCGCGGCGCGGCCACAACCTCGTCATCGTGGCGCGGGACAAGGTGCGCCTGGAGTCGCTCGCGGAGCGCTTGCGCACGGAGAGCGGCGTTGAAGTTGAGGTCTTGCAGGCCGACTTGACGAACCCGTCCGATCTGGCGGTGGTCGAGGACCGGCTACGTGACGACAACCGCATCGGCGTGCTGGTAAACAACGCAGGAGCGGCTCAGTCCGGCGGCATCCTGCAGCAGTCGGCCAACAGCATCGAACGCCTCATCGCGCTGAACACCACGTCGCTGACGCGACTGGCTGCGGCGGTGGCGCCTCGCTTCGCCGAGGCCGGCGGCGGCGCCATCGTCAACATCGGCTCAGTGGTGGGGCTGGCCCCCGAGTTCGGCATGTCCATCTACGGCGCCACCAAGGCCTTCGTGCAGTTCCTGTCCCAAGGGCTGAGCGTGGAATTGGCACCCAAAGGGGTTTACGTGCAAGCGGTGTTGCCGGCGGGCACGTTGACGGAAATCTGGGAGCGCGCCGGTATCGACACCAGCGCCATGAGCGACCTGATGGAAGTCGGTGAACTCGTCGATGCGGCCCTGATCGGCTTCGACCGGCGCGAGACCGTGACCCTGCCTTCGGTGCACGACATCGAGCGCTGGCGCGCGCTCGAGATGGCGCGGCTGCAGCTACTGTCGGGCGTTCAGCAGGCGCATGTGGCTGAGCGCTATCAAACCGCACCGTGA
- a CDS encoding oxidoreductase translates to MNNPNKQKRVALVTGASSGIGAAAAKQLIAAGFTVYGTSRRGGSSASSTYPLLALDVTDDASVQAAVAELVRLEGRIDLLVNNAGIGITGAAEESSIDQVKALFDTNFHGVVRVTNAVLPLMRRQRTGRILNIGSGLGFIPSPFSAYYSATKHALEGYSESLDHEVRGFGIRVAVIEPGATKTSFESSTAAADQPLSAYDALRAGYSAAYDRVMAVADTPESVGETIVVAALKDQPLLRYPSGKSARQGAFARRFLPRSLFDKVLHKQFGLAQ, encoded by the coding sequence ATGAACAACCCGAACAAGCAAAAACGCGTGGCACTCGTCACAGGCGCCTCGTCAGGCATCGGCGCCGCTGCCGCAAAGCAGTTGATCGCCGCCGGCTTTACCGTCTATGGCACGAGCCGGCGCGGCGGGAGCAGCGCCAGCAGCACCTACCCCTTGCTGGCGCTTGACGTGACCGACGATGCCTCCGTGCAGGCTGCTGTCGCGGAACTTGTGCGGCTCGAGGGGCGAATTGACCTGCTGGTGAACAACGCGGGCATCGGCATCACGGGCGCGGCCGAAGAAAGCTCCATCGACCAGGTCAAGGCGCTCTTCGACACCAACTTTCACGGCGTGGTACGCGTGACCAATGCTGTGTTGCCGCTGATGCGTCGGCAGCGAACAGGTCGTATCCTCAACATCGGGTCAGGCCTGGGCTTTATCCCTTCGCCATTCAGCGCCTACTACTCGGCCACCAAGCATGCGCTGGAGGGGTACTCGGAATCACTGGACCACGAGGTCCGTGGCTTCGGCATTCGCGTGGCGGTGATCGAACCCGGTGCAACGAAGACCTCCTTCGAGTCCAGCACGGCTGCCGCGGACCAGCCGCTGAGTGCCTATGACGCGCTGCGCGCGGGCTACTCGGCCGCCTACGACCGCGTCATGGCCGTGGCGGACACGCCGGAAAGCGTCGGCGAGACCATCGTCGTGGCGGCGCTCAAGGACCAGCCATTGCTTCGCTATCCGTCGGGCAAGTCCGCGCGGCAAGGCGCCTTCGCACGGCGCTTTTTGCCTCGCTCCCTGTTCGACAAGGTGCTGCACAAGCAGTTCGGTCTCGCGCAGTAG
- a CDS encoding MFS transporter, with protein MLAQPVAAALVRRGVHYGWVVAAVTFLAMLTTSAALGLPGAMLQPLSREFGWATDQLASVFAVRFALFGLLGPFAALFIARFGLSRIMVAAASFIAVAMGLATQVTQLWQLFLLWGLVLGCGTGLTALVLGAMVANRWFTAHRGLVVGLFAASTATGQLLFLPAAAWIIEHLGWRYAVLPIMAACIGVAVLALLFVRNQPRDVGLRPVGEPADAPQDAPLAAAPLNFLAPFTTLAEAARHRTFWVLAASFFICGLSTNGLVQTHFISLCGDNGLSAVPAASVLAMMGAFDLVGTTLSGYLSDRYDNRKLLFWYYALRGLSLFWLPFSTFTLYGLSLFAMFYGLDWIATVPPTVKLTAQAFGKEKAGLVFGWVFAAHQLGAAAAAYGAGLTRTLLLTYNPALFAAGAVCLVAAVLVMRIRRFTPAS; from the coding sequence ATGCTTGCTCAACCTGTTGCCGCCGCCCTGGTCCGGCGTGGCGTTCACTACGGGTGGGTGGTGGCCGCGGTCACCTTCCTGGCGATGCTCACCACCTCGGCCGCGCTCGGCCTGCCGGGCGCGATGCTGCAGCCCCTGAGCCGTGAATTCGGCTGGGCAACTGACCAGCTGGCCTCGGTCTTCGCCGTGCGCTTCGCCTTGTTCGGGCTGCTGGGGCCGTTCGCCGCACTGTTCATCGCGCGCTTCGGGCTGAGCCGCATCATGGTCGCCGCCGCGAGCTTCATCGCCGTGGCCATGGGCCTGGCCACTCAGGTCACGCAGCTGTGGCAACTCTTCCTGCTGTGGGGTTTGGTGCTGGGCTGCGGCACGGGCCTCACCGCCTTGGTGCTGGGCGCCATGGTGGCGAATCGCTGGTTCACGGCCCATCGCGGTCTGGTCGTCGGGCTGTTCGCCGCCAGCACGGCCACAGGCCAGTTGCTCTTCCTGCCTGCGGCGGCCTGGATCATCGAACACCTGGGCTGGCGGTACGCAGTGCTGCCGATCATGGCGGCCTGCATCGGCGTGGCCGTCCTGGCGCTGCTGTTCGTGCGCAATCAACCGCGCGACGTCGGTCTGCGCCCGGTCGGCGAGCCAGCAGACGCGCCGCAGGATGCGCCGCTCGCCGCAGCGCCGCTCAACTTCCTGGCGCCGTTCACCACACTGGCCGAGGCAGCCCGCCACCGCACGTTCTGGGTCCTCGCCGCGAGTTTCTTCATCTGCGGGCTCAGCACGAACGGCCTGGTCCAGACGCACTTCATCTCGCTGTGCGGCGACAACGGTCTGTCCGCGGTACCGGCGGCTTCGGTGCTCGCCATGATGGGTGCGTTCGACCTGGTCGGCACGACGCTATCGGGCTACCTGTCGGATCGCTATGACAACCGCAAGCTGCTGTTCTGGTACTACGCGCTGCGCGGGCTGTCGCTGTTCTGGCTGCCCTTCTCGACTTTCACGCTCTATGGCCTGTCGCTGTTTGCGATGTTCTACGGCCTGGACTGGATCGCCACGGTGCCGCCCACGGTCAAGCTGACGGCCCAGGCCTTCGGCAAGGAGAAAGCCGGGCTGGTGTTCGGCTGGGTGTTTGCGGCCCATCAGCTCGGCGCAGCCGCAGCGGCCTACGGTGCGGGGCTGACCCGCACACTGCTGCTCACCTACAACCCAGCGCTTTTTGCGGCGGGGGCTGTGTGCCTCGTGGCCGCCGTGCTGGTCATGCGCATCCGGCGGTTCACGCCAGCCAGTTGA
- a CDS encoding TetR/AcrR family transcriptional regulator, whose translation MKTSKSRAKQASHERIMDAGARAIRREGYDAVSIARVMKEASLTHGGFYAHFDSREAMLVELTDRAGAESVAIFSRIAAAESPGGALRALLSAYLAPSHVEEPDAGCPIAALGSEMRRQAPVVRRAATRRIKEMIDLVARQADDLGQPEAHQRALTTMATLVGAVVLARAIDEPALSESVLQATRAHLQLEHALSSPEPSD comes from the coding sequence ATGAAGACTTCCAAGTCACGCGCCAAGCAGGCCTCTCATGAACGCATCATGGACGCTGGCGCACGCGCGATTCGGCGCGAAGGCTACGACGCCGTCAGCATCGCGCGTGTGATGAAAGAGGCGAGCCTCACGCACGGCGGCTTCTATGCGCACTTTGATTCGAGAGAGGCCATGCTGGTCGAACTGACCGACCGCGCGGGTGCTGAGTCTGTGGCCATCTTCTCGCGCATCGCCGCTGCGGAATCTCCAGGCGGTGCGCTGCGGGCATTGCTTTCAGCGTATCTGGCGCCGTCCCATGTCGAGGAGCCGGACGCGGGCTGCCCCATTGCAGCGCTGGGGTCGGAGATGCGCCGGCAGGCGCCTGTCGTACGCCGTGCAGCCACGAGGCGCATCAAGGAAATGATCGACCTCGTCGCGCGCCAGGCTGACGACTTGGGCCAACCGGAGGCGCATCAGCGGGCGCTGACCACCATGGCCACGCTGGTGGGTGCCGTCGTGCTGGCCCGTGCGATTGACGAGCCTGCGCTGTCGGAGTCGGTGCTGCAGGCGACCCGCGCCCACCTCCAGCTGGAGCACGCCCTCAGTTCGCCGGAGCCATCGGACTGA
- a CDS encoding alpha/beta fold hydrolase, with protein sequence MSDTHLTTPTRFLHMDGAKFAYRRWGNANTGQPPLLMLQHFRGGMDHWDPIMTDGLAAAREVILFNGRGVASSTGVPRTRIEDMADDAAAFARALGLSQIDVLGFSLGGFQALDLTWRHPALVRKLMLLGTGPRGGDPEMEHPVLETAVNPVPSLEDFKYLFFGRSPQAQQAAQEFWERRHQRVEQDPPSSPEVARAQIEANMHYLPRLQEDDPFAYLRSITQPTFILNGVHDVMVATVNSFYMARNLPNAQLFIYPDAGHGAQFQYPQRFLGHAIQFLSE encoded by the coding sequence ATGAGCGATACCCATCTCACCACCCCCACACGTTTCCTTCACATGGACGGCGCCAAGTTCGCCTATCGGCGCTGGGGCAACGCCAACACGGGACAGCCGCCGCTGCTAATGCTGCAGCACTTCCGGGGAGGCATGGACCATTGGGACCCGATCATGACCGACGGCCTGGCTGCGGCCCGGGAGGTGATTCTCTTCAACGGTCGCGGCGTCGCGTCTTCGACGGGAGTGCCGCGCACCCGGATTGAGGATATGGCCGACGATGCAGCCGCCTTCGCGCGGGCCTTGGGCTTGTCGCAGATCGACGTGCTCGGCTTCTCTCTCGGGGGCTTCCAGGCGCTGGACTTGACTTGGCGTCATCCGGCGCTCGTGCGCAAGCTGATGCTCCTGGGTACAGGTCCGCGCGGGGGCGACCCCGAGATGGAACACCCGGTGCTGGAAACAGCTGTCAATCCGGTCCCAAGCCTTGAAGACTTTAAGTACCTGTTCTTCGGACGCTCGCCGCAGGCGCAACAAGCAGCGCAGGAGTTCTGGGAGCGCCGGCACCAGCGCGTGGAGCAGGACCCGCCCTCGTCGCCCGAGGTCGCAAGAGCGCAGATCGAAGCCAATATGCACTACCTGCCGCGGCTGCAGGAGGACGATCCCTTCGCCTACCTACGGAGCATCACGCAGCCCACGTTCATCCTCAACGGCGTGCACGACGTGATGGTGGCGACGGTGAACTCTTTTTACATGGCGCGCAACCTGCCGAACGCCCAGTTGTTCATCTACCCCGACGCCGGTCACGGTGCGCAGTTCCAGTACCCGCAGCGGTTCTTGGGCCACGCCATCCAGTTCCTCAGCGAGTAG